One Streptomyces sp. ML-6 genomic region harbors:
- a CDS encoding carbohydrate-binding protein produces the protein MTPEVPEGSGDPRGISRKTLLKAALVAGTVPLLAGGGVALARDTAASGQSLAPTPNCDDGDGPTHEQMEGPYFKPNSPLRTSLITDSTPGVRLTVSGYVFGRGCKPIPGVLLDFWQADTNGAYDMSGYAFRGHQFTDKSGAFKLTTIVAGLYPGRTRHIHVKAQAPGSRILTTQLYFPGEPRNNTDMLFDPALLMNVRDVGSGKEGTFDFVLDVEGPSVPPTDPPGSTTWAIGSSYNAGDRVTYGGVTYRCLQAHSAVAGWEPPNVPALWERG, from the coding sequence ATGACTCCAGAAGTGCCCGAAGGTTCCGGCGACCCCCGCGGGATCAGCCGCAAGACCCTGCTCAAGGCCGCCCTGGTCGCCGGTACCGTCCCGCTGCTCGCGGGCGGCGGCGTCGCGCTGGCCCGGGACACCGCTGCCAGCGGCCAATCGCTGGCACCCACGCCGAACTGCGACGACGGCGACGGCCCGACCCACGAGCAGATGGAGGGGCCCTACTTCAAGCCCAACTCCCCGCTCCGCACCAGCCTGATCACCGACAGTACCCCCGGCGTCCGGCTGACCGTGAGCGGCTACGTCTTCGGGCGGGGCTGCAAGCCCATCCCCGGAGTGCTCCTGGACTTCTGGCAGGCCGACACCAACGGCGCGTACGACATGAGCGGATACGCCTTCCGCGGCCACCAGTTCACCGACAAGTCGGGGGCCTTCAAGCTGACCACGATCGTGGCGGGGCTCTACCCGGGCCGTACCCGGCACATCCACGTGAAGGCCCAGGCGCCCGGCTCGCGCATCCTGACCACCCAGCTCTACTTCCCCGGTGAGCCGCGCAACAACACCGACATGCTCTTCGACCCGGCGCTCCTGATGAACGTCCGGGACGTCGGCTCCGGGAAGGAGGGGACCTTCGACTTCGTCCTCGACGTCGAGGGGCCGAGCGTGCCGCCCACCGACCCGCCCGGCTCCACCACCTGGGCGATCGGCAGCTCCTACAACGCGGGAGACCGCGTCACGTACGGCGGGGTCACGTACCGCTGTCTGCAGGCGCACTCGGCCGTGGCCGGCTGGGAACCGCCTAACGTCCCCGCCTTGTGGGAACGCGGGTAG
- a CDS encoding alpha-lytic protease prodomain-containing protein, with protein MERSMLRRRALAACTATVAVGALALAGLTGTASADPAPRTPTAAGSEQLSPGLLEAMRRDLGLTDAEARSRIGHETRATAVAAGLKRTLGADFAGARVSGDDAALTVATTDAADAAEIRKAGAEPVVVAHTLAELDAAKAKLDRVALRDAPEGVPVWYVDVATNRVVVQAADSSAADSFLAAAGVSRELVKVNRATEQPRTFADLRGGDAYYMNGSGRCSIGFPVKRGTQSGFVSAGHCGRPGVSTSGYNQQAQGSFQGSTFPGRDYAWVATNSNWTPRPLVNGYGNGDVTVTGATEALEGSSICRSGSTTGWHCGTVQQRNTSVTYQEGTVSGVTRTNVCAEPGDSGGSFISGSQAQGITSGGSGDCSRGGTTYFQPLNPALQAYGLTLVTNGTPTDPPDPTDPPEPGGTWKVGTSYTTGDVVTYGSESFRCLQPHLAQPGWTPPNVPALWQRV; from the coding sequence GTGGAGAGATCCATGCTCCGCAGACGCGCCCTGGCCGCGTGTACCGCCACCGTGGCCGTCGGTGCGCTCGCGCTCGCCGGTCTGACCGGCACCGCGTCCGCCGACCCCGCCCCCCGCACCCCCACCGCCGCGGGTTCCGAACAGCTCTCGCCCGGTCTGCTGGAGGCCATGCGGCGCGACCTCGGTCTCACGGACGCCGAGGCGCGCAGCAGGATCGGCCACGAAACCCGTGCGACGGCCGTCGCCGCGGGGCTGAAGCGCACCCTCGGCGCGGACTTCGCCGGCGCCCGGGTGAGCGGTGACGACGCGGCCCTGACCGTCGCCACCACCGACGCGGCGGACGCCGCCGAGATCCGCAAGGCCGGTGCCGAGCCCGTCGTCGTCGCCCACACCCTGGCCGAACTGGACGCCGCGAAGGCGAAGTTGGACCGGGTGGCGCTGCGCGACGCTCCCGAGGGCGTGCCCGTCTGGTACGTCGACGTGGCCACCAACCGGGTCGTCGTGCAGGCCGCCGACAGCTCGGCCGCCGACAGCTTCCTGGCCGCCGCCGGGGTCTCGCGCGAACTGGTGAAGGTGAACCGGGCCACGGAACAGCCGCGCACCTTCGCGGACCTGCGGGGCGGTGACGCGTACTACATGAACGGCTCGGGGCGCTGCTCCATAGGCTTCCCCGTGAAGCGCGGCACCCAGTCCGGCTTCGTCAGCGCCGGCCACTGCGGAAGGCCCGGGGTCAGCACCAGCGGCTACAATCAGCAGGCGCAGGGCTCGTTCCAGGGCTCCACGTTCCCCGGCCGCGACTACGCCTGGGTCGCCACCAACAGCAACTGGACGCCGCGCCCCCTGGTGAACGGCTACGGCAACGGCGACGTCACGGTCACCGGGGCCACCGAGGCGCTGGAGGGCTCGTCGATCTGCCGCTCCGGTTCGACGACCGGCTGGCACTGCGGAACGGTCCAGCAGCGCAACACCAGCGTCACCTACCAGGAGGGCACCGTCTCCGGGGTCACCCGCACCAATGTGTGCGCCGAACCCGGTGACTCCGGCGGCTCGTTCATCTCCGGCAGCCAGGCGCAGGGCATCACCTCCGGCGGCTCCGGCGACTGCTCCCGGGGCGGTACGACGTACTTCCAGCCGCTGAACCCGGCGCTCCAGGCGTACGGGCTCACCCTGGTCACCAACGGCACCCCGACCGACCCGCCGGACCCGACGGACCCGCCGGAGCCGGGCGGCACCTGGAAGGTGGGCACGTCGTACACGACGGGCGACGTCGTGACGTACGGCTCCGAGAGCTTCCGCTGCCTCCAGCCGCACCTGGCGCAGCCCGGCTGGACGCCGCCGAACGTGCCGGCCCTCTGGCAGCGGGTCTAG
- a CDS encoding MFS transporter — MRTQKPPAAVPLSARERGVLLALCGAIFLEGIDVAMLNVALPAIRADLGLSTGSLQWVMSAYVLGYGGFMLVGGRAADLFGRRRMFVLWLSVFLVFSGLGGLATEGWMLVTARFVTGVAAAFMTPAGLSIITTGFEEGPRRNKALLFYSGTAAGGFSIGLVVGGLLASADWRWVFFAPVVLSALILFAALALVPRAPRPDRTGQGLDLAGGLAVTAAILLLVLGVERAGHAPLVQTLATLGAGLAALAGFIVVERRSAAPLVRPGIFRNTALVRANAVGLLFAAGFFGFQFLVVLYLQELRGWSTLRTSFAMIVIGIDAILSPVLVPKLVARFGNARLILGGLVLASLAYGLFLPVGADWTYPVMLPSLLLLGLAFALTYGPLTIVATEGVGEEEQGLAGGLLYTSFQFGAALGLSAAAAVNVSATVSSSPVALLDGYRAALWVPLVAALLAALVSGFGVRFRRAARPDGTPSGRGRCSAGCRTPDTAPGSSKSTAGSATTVR, encoded by the coding sequence ATGCGAACACAGAAGCCACCGGCGGCCGTCCCGCTGAGCGCCCGTGAACGGGGCGTGCTGCTCGCCCTGTGCGGCGCGATCTTCCTCGAAGGCATCGACGTGGCGATGCTCAACGTGGCCCTGCCCGCCATCCGCGCCGATCTCGGCCTGTCCACCGGCTCGCTGCAGTGGGTCATGAGCGCGTACGTCCTCGGCTACGGCGGCTTCATGCTGGTCGGCGGGCGAGCGGCCGACCTCTTCGGGCGGCGCCGGATGTTCGTCCTCTGGCTCTCGGTCTTCCTGGTCTTCTCCGGACTCGGCGGACTCGCCACGGAGGGCTGGATGCTGGTCACGGCCCGCTTCGTCACCGGTGTCGCGGCGGCTTTCATGACCCCGGCCGGTCTGTCCATCATCACCACCGGCTTCGAGGAGGGCCCGCGGCGCAACAAGGCACTGCTCTTCTACTCCGGCACCGCGGCGGGCGGCTTCTCGATCGGCCTGGTCGTGGGCGGTCTGCTCGCCTCGGCCGACTGGCGCTGGGTGTTCTTCGCCCCGGTCGTGCTCTCGGCACTGATCCTGTTCGCCGCGCTCGCCCTCGTACCCAGGGCGCCGCGGCCCGACCGCACCGGGCAGGGCCTCGACCTGGCCGGCGGTCTCGCCGTCACCGCGGCCATCCTGCTCCTGGTCCTCGGCGTCGAGCGCGCCGGTCACGCCCCGCTCGTCCAGACCCTCGCCACCCTCGGCGCGGGCCTCGCCGCCCTCGCCGGGTTCATCGTGGTCGAACGCCGCTCGGCGGCCCCCCTGGTCCGTCCGGGCATCTTCCGCAACACCGCCCTGGTGCGCGCCAACGCCGTGGGGCTGCTCTTCGCGGCGGGTTTCTTCGGTTTCCAGTTCCTCGTCGTCCTCTACCTCCAGGAACTGCGCGGCTGGTCCACCCTCCGGACCAGCTTCGCGATGATCGTCATCGGTATCGATGCGATCCTCTCGCCGGTCCTCGTGCCCAAGCTGGTCGCCCGTTTCGGCAACGCCAGGCTGATCCTCGGCGGTCTGGTTCTCGCCTCCCTGGCGTACGGGCTCTTCCTGCCGGTCGGCGCCGACTGGACCTATCCGGTCATGCTCCCGAGCCTGCTCCTGCTCGGCCTCGCCTTCGCCCTGACCTACGGCCCGCTCACCATCGTCGCCACCGAAGGCGTCGGCGAGGAGGAACAGGGCCTGGCCGGCGGGCTGCTCTACACCTCGTTCCAGTTCGGCGCGGCCCTCGGTCTCTCGGCCGCCGCGGCCGTCAACGTCTCCGCCACCGTGTCGAGTTCACCGGTCGCGCTCCTCGACGGTTACCGGGCCGCGCTCTGGGTGCCGCTGGTCGCGGCCCTGCTCGCGGCGCTGGTCAGCGGCTTCGGAGTGCGCTTTCGCCGGGCCGCCCGCCCCGACGGCACGCCGAGCGGCCGAGGACGGTGTTCAGCGGGCTGCCGGACACCGGATACGGCCCCGGGGTCTTCGAAGTCCACGGCCGGATCGGCCACGACGGTTCGCTGA
- a CDS encoding LysR family transcriptional regulator — protein sequence MEHDEVECFLLLAEELHFGRTADRMRLSRARVSQLVQRLERRVGAPLFIRTSRRVAPTSLGRQLRADLEPAHRAMQAALARAAATARGIDAVLHVGFSNPLTGEIVMKVTESLRISHPQLAVEICEVPLSDPYGQLRNGEFDVQFQEFPVREEDLGGGPPLITEERVLAVASTHPLAARDSVSMEDLADVPLLTIEGELPDYWLEHHVPARTPAGRPIGRGPAVTNMQEALMLVAGGRGALLTPAHTATYHTRPGVAYLPFVDAEPVGYGLVWRTGDDTGAVEAFAGAARRVAREVAQGDPRITAPA from the coding sequence ATGGAACACGACGAGGTCGAGTGCTTTCTGCTGCTCGCCGAGGAACTGCACTTCGGCCGCACCGCCGACCGGATGCGGCTCTCCCGCGCCCGGGTGAGCCAACTGGTGCAGCGGCTCGAACGGCGCGTCGGGGCACCGCTGTTCATACGTACCAGCCGCCGCGTCGCCCCCACCTCGCTGGGCAGGCAGCTGCGGGCCGACCTCGAACCGGCCCACCGCGCGATGCAGGCCGCCCTCGCCCGCGCCGCCGCCACCGCACGCGGCATCGACGCCGTGCTGCACGTCGGGTTCTCCAACCCGCTGACCGGCGAGATCGTGATGAAGGTGACGGAGTCGCTGCGGATCAGCCACCCCCAACTCGCCGTGGAGATCTGCGAGGTGCCCCTGTCCGACCCGTACGGGCAGCTGCGCAACGGCGAATTCGACGTCCAGTTCCAGGAGTTCCCGGTCCGCGAGGAGGACCTGGGCGGCGGCCCGCCACTGATCACCGAGGAGCGCGTCCTCGCCGTGGCCTCGACGCACCCCCTCGCCGCGCGCGACTCGGTGTCCATGGAGGACCTCGCCGACGTACCGCTGCTCACGATCGAGGGCGAACTGCCGGACTACTGGCTGGAGCACCACGTCCCCGCGCGCACCCCGGCGGGCCGGCCGATCGGGCGGGGGCCCGCCGTGACCAACATGCAGGAGGCGTTGATGCTGGTCGCGGGCGGGAGGGGCGCCCTGCTCACCCCCGCGCACACGGCGACGTACCACACACGTCCGGGGGTCGCGTACCTCCCCTTCGTCGACGCGGAACCGGTCGGATACGGCCTGGTGTGGCGCACCGGCGACGACACCGGCGCGGTGGAGGCCTTCGCCGGCGCGGCCCGCCGGGTGGCCCGGGAGGTGGCCCAGGGAGACCCGCGGATCACGGCACCGGCCTGA
- a CDS encoding alpha/beta hydrolase → MDTRRSLRILAAALGAAGLLVSGCTGGSPTNASSSAPATASVPPVPEELKRYYGQTLKWRECGVEGFQCATMKAPLDYAEPDGEEIDLAVSRKRATGPGKRIGSLLVNPGGPGGSAIDYLQGYAAIGYPAPVRARYDMVAVDPRGVARSEPVECLTGPQMDTYTQVDQTPDDATEVTGLSSAYERFASGCEKRSGTILPHVSTVETARDMDMLRALLGDEKLHYLGASYGTLLGATYAGLFPGRVGRLVLDGAMDPSLPSVEMNRDQTAGFETAFQSFAADCVKKADCPLGTTSTADAAAHLKRLFTDLDAHPIDTGESRRLTESLATTGVIAAMYDESAWPRLREALAAAQDGDGSGLLSLSDSYYERQPNGTYANLMAANAAVNCLDLPPAFTDAEAVERAVPGFEKASPVFGRAFAWSALNCAHWPAPPTGTPHRIEAKGAAPIVVVGTTRDPATPYKWAESLADQLSSGTLLSYHGDGHTAYGRGSDCIDTAINTYLLEGTPPSDGKKCS, encoded by the coding sequence ATGGACACCAGGCGCTCGCTCCGCATTCTCGCCGCCGCACTCGGCGCAGCCGGCCTCCTCGTCTCCGGCTGTACGGGCGGGAGCCCGACGAACGCCTCGTCGTCCGCGCCGGCGACGGCGTCCGTACCGCCCGTGCCGGAGGAGCTGAAGCGGTACTACGGGCAGACGCTGAAGTGGCGGGAGTGCGGCGTCGAGGGCTTCCAGTGCGCGACGATGAAGGCGCCGCTGGACTACGCGGAGCCGGACGGCGAGGAGATCGATCTGGCCGTCTCCCGCAAGAGGGCCACCGGGCCCGGCAAGCGGATCGGCTCCCTCCTGGTGAACCCGGGCGGCCCCGGCGGCTCCGCCATCGACTACCTCCAGGGCTACGCGGCGATCGGCTACCCCGCCCCGGTCCGGGCCCGCTACGACATGGTCGCCGTGGACCCGCGCGGAGTGGCCCGCAGCGAGCCCGTCGAATGCCTCACCGGCCCGCAGATGGACACCTACACCCAGGTCGACCAGACCCCGGACGACGCCACCGAGGTCACCGGGCTGAGCAGCGCCTACGAGCGGTTCGCGAGCGGCTGCGAGAAGCGCTCCGGCACGATCCTCCCGCACGTCTCCACCGTCGAGACCGCCCGCGACATGGACATGCTGCGGGCCCTCCTCGGCGACGAGAAGCTGCACTACCTCGGGGCGTCGTACGGCACCCTCCTCGGCGCGACGTACGCCGGGCTCTTCCCCGGCCGGGTCGGCCGCCTGGTCCTGGACGGCGCGATGGACCCGTCGCTCCCCTCCGTCGAGATGAACCGCGACCAGACGGCGGGCTTCGAGACCGCGTTCCAGTCCTTCGCCGCCGACTGCGTGAAGAAGGCGGACTGCCCGCTCGGCACCACCTCCACCGCCGACGCGGCCGCCCATCTGAAGCGGCTCTTCACCGACCTCGACGCCCACCCGATCGACACCGGTGAGTCCCGCCGGCTCACCGAGTCCCTCGCCACCACGGGGGTCATCGCCGCGATGTACGACGAATCGGCCTGGCCCCGGCTCCGCGAGGCCCTCGCCGCGGCCCAGGACGGCGACGGCTCCGGCCTGCTCTCCCTGTCGGACAGCTACTACGAGCGCCAGCCGAACGGCACGTACGCGAACCTCATGGCCGCCAACGCCGCCGTGAACTGCCTGGACCTCCCGCCCGCCTTCACCGACGCCGAGGCCGTCGAGCGGGCGGTCCCCGGTTTCGAGAAGGCGTCCCCGGTCTTCGGCCGCGCCTTCGCCTGGTCCGCCCTGAACTGCGCCCACTGGCCGGCCCCGCCCACCGGCACCCCCCACCGCATCGAGGCGAAGGGCGCGGCCCCGATCGTCGTGGTCGGCACGACCCGCGACCCGGCCACCCCGTACAAGTGGGCCGAGTCCCTGGCCGACCAGCTCTCCTCCGGCACCCTCCTCAGCTACCACGGCGACGGCCACACGGCGTACGGCCGCGGCAGCGACTGCATCGACACGGCGATCAACACCTACCTCCTGGAAGGCACCCCGCCGAGCGACGGCAAGAAATGCTCCTGA
- a CDS encoding DNA polymerase III subunit delta' — protein MTVWDDLVGQDRVQEQLAAAARDADALVTADGAGEPAPPGSKMTHAWLFTGPPGSGRSTAARAFAAALQCTSPDRALGGAPGCGFCDGCHTSLIGTHADVEVVRTDLLSIGVKETRELVRRAQLSPAVGRWQVIVLEDADRLTEGAGNVLLKAVEEPAPRTVWLLCAPSLEDVLPTIRSRCRHLTLRTPPVDAVADVLIRRDGIDPERAASAARATQGHIDRARRLATDERARSRRAAVLKLPLRVEEIGGCLKAAQELIDTATDDAKQVSEEVDAKETEEMKAALGAAAGGRLPRGTAGVMKELEDRQKRRKTRTQRDSLDLALTDLTGFYRDVLAIQLGSRIALANTDVEDALDRVARSSTPERTLRRIEAVIACRRALDRNVAPLLAVEAMTMALRAG, from the coding sequence ATGACCGTATGGGACGACCTGGTCGGGCAGGACCGTGTGCAGGAGCAGCTCGCGGCCGCCGCCCGGGACGCCGATGCGCTGGTCACCGCCGACGGGGCGGGGGAGCCGGCGCCCCCGGGGTCGAAGATGACCCACGCCTGGCTGTTCACCGGGCCGCCGGGTTCCGGCCGCTCCACCGCGGCCCGCGCCTTCGCCGCCGCCCTCCAGTGCACCAGCCCGGACCGCGCCCTGGGCGGCGCACCGGGCTGCGGCTTCTGCGACGGCTGCCACACCAGCCTGATCGGCACGCACGCCGACGTCGAGGTGGTCCGTACGGACCTGCTCTCCATCGGCGTGAAGGAGACCCGCGAGCTGGTCCGCCGCGCCCAGCTCTCACCGGCCGTCGGCCGCTGGCAGGTCATCGTCCTGGAGGACGCCGACCGGCTCACCGAGGGCGCGGGGAACGTCCTGCTGAAGGCGGTCGAGGAGCCCGCACCCCGCACGGTGTGGCTGCTCTGCGCGCCCTCCCTCGAGGACGTGCTGCCCACCATCCGTTCCCGGTGCCGCCACCTCACGCTGCGCACGCCCCCGGTCGACGCGGTGGCCGACGTCCTGATCCGGCGCGACGGCATCGACCCGGAGCGGGCCGCGTCCGCCGCGCGGGCCACCCAGGGGCACATCGACCGGGCCCGTCGCCTCGCCACCGACGAGCGGGCCCGGTCGCGCCGCGCCGCCGTGCTCAAGCTCCCGCTGCGGGTCGAGGAGATCGGGGGGTGCCTCAAGGCCGCCCAGGAGCTGATCGACACCGCGACCGACGACGCCAAGCAGGTCTCGGAGGAGGTCGACGCCAAGGAGACGGAGGAGATGAAGGCCGCGCTCGGGGCCGCGGCCGGAGGGCGGCTGCCGCGCGGCACCGCCGGGGTGATGAAGGAGCTGGAGGACCGGCAGAAGCGCCGCAAGACCCGTACCCAGCGCGACAGCCTCGACCTCGCGCTCACGGACCTGACCGGCTTCTACCGCGACGTGCTGGCCATCCAGCTGGGTTCGCGGATCGCCCTCGCCAACACGGACGTGGAGGACGCCCTCGACCGGGTCGCCCGCTCCTCCACCCCCGAGCGCACCCTGCGCCGGATAGAGGCGGTGATCGCCTGCCGTCGGGCGCTGGACCGCAACGTGGCACCGCTGCTCGCGGTGGAGGCGATGACGATGGCACTCCGCGCGGGCTGA
- the tmk gene encoding dTMP kinase yields MTRAEQPTVVSPTSDTLAADSRERAVRALLRVPPLKRLWSAQLVGGIGDALALLVLVLMSLQAAVQEGSFGTGYRGAAFAVAAVFGARILATLLFGAVLLGPLTTLTAPGGSLDRRWLMIGTDGLRLALLVVAPLWIDWMPDKALMMILITVFVTGAAERLWTVAKDGAAPALLPAPPIEGAAVRPLPDHLDALRRLSIRTDFAAIPVAAAVLLVATLIGNLLGSGLEWFSIHQAALGSYLAAGLFSASISVLYFLELPGTQTPRPRSPLEGLRRPSSGNGPDKGRTGAVPLVVAASATVAGGIAAAAAVAVLHAADLGGGPATFALLVLGLTGATGLGIRTAGKVLPTLSRRRLLALATATTGIALLAMGLVPDTATVLMIAVLAGYAAGVAAHTGHVLVDQETEETRRARTTEHLQAVARVLIALGALGGPLLAAAIGTHRLTAGDFVFAHGGAAFTLMLIGALLLPVAAIVLAKTDDRSGVPLRRDLREALRGGDPAVAPAANGFFIALEGGDGAGKSTQVEALAAWIRAKGHEVVVTREPGATPVGKRLRSILLDVSSAGLSNRAEALLYAADRAEHIDSLVRPALERGAIVISDRYIDSSVAYQGAGRDLSPTEIARISRWATSGLVPHLTVLLDVDPETARERFTEAPDRLESEPPEFHARVRAGFLTLAAADPTRYLVVDAGQDPEAVTTVVRHRLDQLLPLSEAEIKAQEEARRAAEEEARRKAEEEAARKAEEERLERERQAQLAKLRAEEEERKARELEEARRREAERLAEEARQRAEEARRVAEEERIRREAEEAAREAEQARLRRQAEEEARQRKEAEALRLEKQRKAEEALLRAEEARRRAEAEAAEAAERARAEAAAAASVPENEITVPTPIVNPNDVTQQVPSPAAPATGSDEAETAMLPKVDDRPGTPGAADETAVLPPVRDAAQPRETRSARPEDRVPRGIFRDEQPADSAPEGENERTRELPQIGDPQAAQGRWEDEQRSRRPRPDWAEETPLDDLPTLADELLGDRRDLDDGDQGRSGRGRRPRR; encoded by the coding sequence ATGACGCGAGCCGAGCAGCCAACGGTCGTGAGCCCCACCTCCGACACACTTGCCGCAGACTCACGCGAGCGCGCCGTACGAGCCCTGTTGCGTGTTCCCCCGCTGAAGCGGTTGTGGAGCGCGCAGCTCGTCGGCGGTATCGGCGATGCACTCGCCCTTCTCGTGCTGGTGCTGATGTCGCTGCAAGCGGCGGTCCAGGAGGGCTCATTCGGGACCGGGTACCGAGGGGCGGCCTTTGCCGTCGCCGCGGTGTTCGGCGCCCGGATCCTCGCCACCCTCCTCTTCGGGGCCGTCCTCCTGGGCCCGCTGACGACGCTCACCGCGCCCGGCGGATCGCTGGACCGGCGGTGGCTGATGATCGGCACGGACGGGCTGCGGCTCGCGCTGCTGGTCGTCGCGCCGCTGTGGATCGACTGGATGCCCGACAAGGCGCTCATGATGATCCTCATCACTGTCTTCGTGACCGGCGCCGCCGAACGCCTGTGGACGGTCGCCAAGGACGGCGCGGCCCCCGCGCTGCTGCCCGCCCCGCCCATCGAGGGCGCCGCCGTGCGCCCGCTGCCCGACCACCTCGACGCACTGCGCCGGCTCTCCATCCGCACCGACTTCGCCGCGATCCCCGTGGCCGCGGCCGTCCTGCTGGTCGCCACGCTCATCGGCAACCTGCTGGGCTCGGGCCTGGAGTGGTTCTCGATCCACCAGGCGGCCCTCGGTTCGTACCTCGCCGCCGGGCTCTTCTCGGCCTCGATCTCCGTCCTGTACTTCCTGGAGCTGCCCGGCACGCAGACGCCCCGCCCGCGCTCGCCGCTGGAGGGCCTGCGCCGCCCGTCGAGCGGCAACGGACCCGACAAGGGCCGCACCGGGGCCGTCCCGCTGGTCGTCGCCGCCTCGGCCACGGTCGCGGGGGGCATCGCCGCCGCTGCCGCCGTCGCCGTGCTGCACGCCGCCGACCTGGGCGGCGGACCCGCCACCTTCGCCCTGCTGGTCCTCGGCCTGACCGGCGCCACCGGCCTCGGCATCCGCACCGCCGGGAAGGTCCTGCCGACCCTGTCGCGGCGCCGGCTGCTCGCCCTGGCCACCGCCACCACCGGCATCGCGCTCCTCGCGATGGGCCTCGTGCCGGACACGGCGACCGTGCTGATGATCGCGGTGCTCGCCGGGTACGCGGCCGGGGTCGCCGCCCACACCGGTCACGTCCTGGTCGACCAGGAGACCGAGGAGACCCGCCGGGCCAGGACCACCGAACACCTCCAGGCCGTCGCCCGGGTCCTCATCGCGCTCGGGGCGCTCGGCGGTCCGCTGCTGGCCGCCGCGATCGGCACCCACCGGCTGACCGCCGGGGACTTCGTCTTCGCCCACGGCGGGGCGGCCTTCACCCTGATGCTGATCGGCGCGCTGCTGCTGCCCGTCGCCGCGATCGTGCTCGCCAAGACGGACGACCGCTCCGGCGTGCCGCTGCGCCGCGACCTGCGCGAGGCGCTGCGCGGCGGCGACCCGGCCGTCGCCCCCGCCGCGAACGGGTTCTTCATCGCCCTGGAGGGCGGTGACGGCGCCGGCAAGTCCACCCAGGTCGAGGCGCTCGCCGCGTGGATCCGGGCCAAGGGCCACGAGGTCGTCGTCACCCGGGAGCCGGGGGCGACCCCGGTCGGCAAGCGGCTGCGCTCGATCCTGCTCGACGTGTCGTCGGCCGGGCTCTCCAACCGGGCCGAGGCACTGCTGTACGCCGCCGACCGGGCCGAGCACATCGACTCGCTCGTCCGCCCGGCGCTGGAGCGCGGCGCGATCGTCATCTCCGACCGCTACATCGACTCGTCCGTCGCCTACCAGGGCGCCGGCCGCGATCTGTCCCCGACCGAGATCGCCCGGATCTCGCGCTGGGCGACGAGCGGACTCGTACCGCATCTGACGGTGCTGCTGGACGTGGACCCGGAGACGGCGCGGGAGCGGTTCACCGAGGCGCCCGACCGGCTGGAGTCCGAGCCGCCGGAGTTCCACGCCCGGGTGCGGGCCGGTTTCCTGACGCTGGCCGCCGCCGACCCGACCCGCTACCTGGTGGTGGACGCGGGCCAGGACCCGGAGGCCGTCACCACGGTCGTACGCCACCGGCTCGACCAGCTCCTCCCGCTCTCCGAGGCCGAGATCAAGGCTCAGGAGGAGGCGCGCCGGGCGGCCGAGGAGGAGGCCAGGCGCAAGGCCGAGGAAGAGGCGGCGCGCAAGGCCGAGGAGGAGCGGCTGGAGCGCGAGCGGCAGGCGCAGCTGGCCAAGCTCCGTGCCGAGGAGGAGGAGCGCAAGGCCCGCGAGCTGGAGGAGGCACGCCGCCGCGAGGCCGAACGCCTGGCGGAGGAGGCCCGGCAGCGGGCCGAGGAAGCCCGGCGCGTGGCCGAGGAGGAGCGGATCCGCCGCGAGGCCGAGGAAGCTGCCCGGGAGGCCGAACAGGCCCGGCTGCGCCGTCAGGCCGAGGAGGAGGCACGGCAGCGCAAGGAGGCCGAGGCGCTGCGGCTGGAGAAGCAGCGCAAGGCCGAGGAGGCGCTGCTGAGGGCCGAGGAGGCGCGCCGTCGGGCCGAGGCCGAGGCCGCCGAGGCGGCGGAACGGGCCAGGGCGGAGGCCGCCGCGGCCGCCTCCGTGCCGGAGAACGAGATCACGGTCCCGACGCCGATCGTCAACCCGAACGACGTGACGCAGCAGGTGCCCTCGCCGGCCGCCCCGGCCACGGGTTCCGACGAGGCCGAGACGGCGATGCTCCCGAAGGTCGACGACCGGCCCGGTACGCCGGGTGCCGCGGACGAGACGGCGGTCCTTCCGCCGGTGCGGGACGCCGCGCAGCCGCGCGAGACGCGGTCGGCGCGTCCGGAGGACCGGGTCCCGCGGGGCATTTTCCGCGACGAGCAGCCGGCGGACTCCGCCCCGGAGGGCGAGAACGAGCGCACCCGTGAGCTCCCGCAGATCGGCGACCCGCAGGCGGCGCAGGGCCGGTGGGAGGACGAGCAGCGCAGCCGGCGGCCCCGCCCCGACTGGGCCGAGGAGACCCCGCTGGACGACCTGCCGACGCTGGCGGACGAGCTGCTGGGCGACCGGCGCGACCTCGACGACGGGGACCAGGGCCGCTCCGGCAGGGGCCGCCGCCCGCGCCGCTGA